The Deltaproteobacteria bacterium genome includes a region encoding these proteins:
- the draG gene encoding ADP-ribosyl-[dinitrogen reductase] hydrolase, translating into MSAGRKSPPGAAGIVDRARATLFGVAVGDALGATTEFMTPAQIRNRYGVLREIVGGGWLTLSPGQVTDDTEMTLCVARGIVGSGRWDLGPIADRFAHWLSGNPADVGATCRRGIEEYMEKGRLEAPPDEKGAGNGAAMRVAPVALYTLGDEKLLSRLAVEQAHITHHHPLSDAACVSVGTMIQRGLLGAPPRDLRAEAEELAARHPEFRIEGYDGKSSGYVVDTLRTVFDAFFSTDNFEDCVVKTVNRGGDADTTGSIAGAIAGARYGVDAIPRRWLQALDPNLREELSALAEELVRKSPLFAEP; encoded by the coding sequence TTGAGCGCGGGGAGGAAATCTCCGCCCGGCGCGGCCGGGATCGTCGACCGTGCGCGGGCGACGCTGTTCGGCGTCGCCGTGGGAGACGCGCTGGGGGCCACGACCGAATTCATGACGCCGGCCCAGATCCGCAACCGGTACGGCGTCCTCCGGGAGATCGTCGGCGGGGGCTGGTTAACGTTGTCGCCGGGACAGGTCACCGACGACACGGAAATGACGCTTTGCGTCGCCAGGGGAATCGTCGGATCGGGACGATGGGATCTCGGGCCGATCGCGGACCGGTTTGCCCATTGGCTGTCGGGGAACCCCGCCGACGTGGGGGCCACCTGCCGCCGCGGGATCGAGGAGTACATGGAAAAAGGACGCCTTGAAGCGCCCCCCGACGAGAAGGGGGCGGGAAACGGCGCGGCGATGCGGGTCGCACCCGTCGCGCTCTACACGCTCGGGGACGAGAAACTCCTCTCCCGCCTCGCGGTCGAGCAGGCGCATATCACCCACCACCACCCGCTGTCCGACGCGGCGTGCGTGTCGGTGGGAACGATGATCCAGCGGGGACTTCTCGGCGCGCCCCCGCGGGACCTGCGGGCGGAGGCGGAAGAATTGGCCGCGCGGCACCCGGAGTTCCGCATCGAGGGGTATGATGGCAAATCGTCCGGCTACGTGGTGGACACGCTTCGGACGGTGTTCGACGCCTTCTTCTCCACGGACAACTTCGAGGATTGCGTCGTGAAAACGGTGAACCGGGGGGGGGACGCCGACACGACGGGATCCATCGCCGGCGCGATCGCAGGCGCCCGGTACGGGGTCGACGCGATCCCGCGAAGGTGGTTGCAGGCGCTCGACCCGAATCTTCGAGAGGAACTGTCCGCGCTCGCGGAGGAACTCGTCCGGAAGTCGCCGCTCTTCGCGGAGCCTTAG
- a CDS encoding NAD(+)--dinitrogen-reductase ADP-D-ribosyltransferase: protein MPIEIQGVRRSHRSLFARLDRLEDPKARARAFREYMALVFQVGKWRKESSPLGRRSLRNSYLRFLRGWMQDASSAEGAVLKGWVESRFGLPPTFHAGPITDLHAPAYVLYLVERMRESARSNAVESQFDLLYEFVQHELRRRHPGISVFTLYRGVRDLAEQHVLEDRGRNRLLVRMNNLNSFTSRLEHAWQFGSRVLEAAVPASKIFFRSDLLPGILPRGEEESLVIGGEYEVTVRLY from the coding sequence GTGCCGATCGAGATCCAGGGCGTCCGCCGCTCGCACCGCTCCCTGTTCGCGCGACTCGACCGCCTCGAGGATCCCAAGGCACGGGCGCGGGCTTTCCGGGAGTACATGGCGCTCGTCTTCCAGGTTGGGAAATGGCGGAAGGAGTCCTCCCCCCTCGGGCGCCGGTCCCTGCGGAACAGTTATCTTCGGTTCCTGCGGGGCTGGATGCAGGACGCCAGCTCCGCGGAAGGGGCCGTGCTGAAGGGATGGGTGGAAAGCCGCTTCGGTCTTCCCCCCACCTTTCACGCCGGACCGATCACGGACCTCCACGCGCCCGCCTACGTTCTTTACCTCGTCGAGCGGATGCGGGAGAGCGCCCGGAGCAACGCCGTCGAGTCCCAGTTCGACCTTCTCTACGAGTTCGTCCAGCATGAGCTACGGCGGCGCCACCCCGGGATCTCCGTGTTCACGCTCTATCGGGGCGTCCGCGACCTCGCGGAACAGCACGTCCTCGAGGATCGGGGGAGAAACCGCCTGCTCGTGCGCATGAACAACCTCAACTCGTTCACCTCCCGGCTGGAGCACGCATGGCAGTTCGGCAGCCGGGTCCTCGAGGCGGCGGTACCCGCGTCGAAGATCTTCTTCCGATCCGACCTGCTCCCCGGCATCCTCCCGCGCGGGGAGGAAGAATCGCTGGTGATCGGGGGGGAGTACGAAGTGACGGTGCGACTCTATTGA
- a CDS encoding carbohydrate ABC transporter permease — translation MANVRKLAGRGGLYALLASFAFFGAFPFYWMVIATFKTDHDLFSPLNNPFLFNEAPTLDHLKLLIFDTHFLQYLQNTLWVGLAVVVITLVVAVPAAYSLARWARGWGEMLGIGIFLTYLVPPTILFIPLARFTSFLGLQESLWSLILVYPTFTIPFCTWLLMGFFKTIPKDIEEQAMIDGLSRFGAMSKVILPLSISGILTVVVFAFTLSMHEFIYALTFISVSVKKTVSIGVPTELVRGDVFQWGSLMAGALIASLPVAVVYTFFLDRFVAGFTMGAVK, via the coding sequence ATGGCGAACGTGCGGAAACTCGCGGGCCGCGGAGGGCTCTACGCGCTGCTGGCATCCTTCGCCTTCTTCGGGGCGTTCCCGTTCTACTGGATGGTGATCGCCACGTTCAAGACGGACCACGACCTCTTCAGCCCGTTGAACAACCCCTTCCTTTTCAACGAGGCCCCCACGCTGGACCACCTGAAGCTGCTGATCTTCGACACCCACTTTCTCCAGTACCTGCAGAACACGCTCTGGGTCGGTCTCGCCGTCGTGGTCATCACCCTCGTGGTCGCCGTCCCCGCGGCGTACTCCCTGGCCCGGTGGGCGCGTGGATGGGGCGAGATGCTGGGAATCGGGATCTTCCTCACCTATCTCGTGCCGCCCACGATCCTGTTCATCCCCCTGGCGCGCTTCACCTCCTTCCTGGGGCTCCAGGAGTCGCTCTGGTCCCTGATCCTCGTCTACCCGACCTTCACGATCCCCTTCTGCACCTGGCTCCTCATGGGGTTCTTCAAGACGATCCCGAAGGACATCGAGGAGCAGGCGATGATCGACGGCTTAAGCCGGTTCGGGGCGATGTCGAAGGTCATTCTGCCGCTTTCGATCTCGGGGATCCTGACGGTCGTGGTGTTCGCCTTCACCCTCTCGATGCACGAGTTCATCTACGCCCTGACCTTCATCTCGGTGTCGGTGAAGAAGACGGTGTCGATCGGGGTGCCGACGGAGCTCGTGCGCGGCGACGTCTTCCAGTGGGGGTCGCTCATGGCCGGGGCGCTGATCGCCAGTCTCCCGGTCGCGGTGGTCTACACCTTCTTCCTGGACCGGTTCGTCGCCGGCTTCACGATGGGAGCGGTGAAGTAG
- a CDS encoding sugar ABC transporter permease, with protein sequence MSGQSVSNPAVDGARAGILDREGALAKLMIAPAILYIVAMIGVPFVLAVLYSLSDATTGDPSIKLVGLRNFGAALKDPVFRLSLWNTVVFTLLSQCIVVLLSRMLATALLKKFRGKWLVRFLIMLPWTAPISLGTIGWLWMLDSIFSPIDWVLRYVGLLGVPGALLGAGTNLYYLGIPGLAMSSIILVDVWRILPLATVIQLAGLSSIPKDLLEAAEVDGASPWRRTLMITIPLTLPIMSIAFLFGVVFTFTDLVVVYVLTRGGPVHTTQVLSSWTFFKGIEGGDLAQGAAISLFMFPVLAAVAILILRMARRTEVV encoded by the coding sequence TTGAGCGGGCAGTCGGTTTCGAACCCGGCGGTCGACGGCGCACGCGCGGGGATCCTGGACCGTGAAGGCGCCCTCGCGAAGCTGATGATCGCCCCCGCGATCCTGTACATCGTGGCGATGATCGGCGTCCCCTTCGTCCTCGCGGTCCTGTACAGCCTGAGCGACGCCACCACCGGGGACCCCTCGATCAAGCTCGTCGGCCTGCGGAACTTCGGCGCGGCACTGAAGGATCCCGTCTTCCGGCTTTCCCTGTGGAACACCGTCGTCTTCACGCTCCTCTCCCAGTGCATCGTCGTCCTTCTGTCCCGGATGCTCGCCACCGCCCTGCTCAAGAAGTTCCGTGGGAAGTGGCTCGTCCGGTTCCTCATCATGCTCCCGTGGACCGCGCCGATCTCCCTCGGGACGATCGGCTGGCTCTGGATGCTCGACTCGATCTTCAGCCCCATCGACTGGGTCCTGCGCTACGTCGGACTGCTCGGCGTCCCGGGCGCCCTCCTGGGAGCGGGGACGAACCTCTACTACCTGGGGATCCCCGGGCTGGCGATGTCCTCGATCATCCTCGTGGACGTGTGGCGCATCCTCCCCCTGGCGACGGTCATCCAGCTGGCGGGGTTGAGCTCCATCCCCAAGGACCTCCTGGAGGCCGCCGAGGTGGACGGGGCTTCCCCGTGGCGCCGGACCCTGATGATCACGATCCCGCTCACCCTTCCCATCATGAGCATCGCCTTCCTCTTCGGCGTCGTCTTCACCTTCACCGATCTGGTCGTCGTCTACGTCCTGACCCGCGGCGGGCCGGTGCACACCACCCAGGTGCTCTCTTCCTGGACGTTCTTCAAGGGGATCGAGGGCGGGGACCTCGCCCAGGGGGCGGCCATCTCCCTGTTCATGTTCCCCGTGCTCGCGGCGGTCGCGATCCTCATTCTCCGGATGGCACGACGGACGGAGGTGGTCTGA
- a CDS encoding ABC transporter ATP-binding protein: MGCVEIRGISKLFGNVRAVDHVDLATNEGEFLVLLGPSGCGKTTLLRMIAGIEEPTEGDLVIDGRVVTHLPPRMRDIAMVFQSYALYPHMTVYKNIAFPLRARGVGKEAARKKVEWAAGMFKIGRLLDRKPRELSGGERQRVALARAMVREPSVFLLDEPLSNLDALLRTSAREELRQFQRRVGVTTIYVTHDQVEAMGLGDRIVVMNQGKIRQIGTPMEIYLWPADTFVATFVGSPPMNLLEQGDTLLGFRPETFMPADAVEGSEGVVTYPFEVTYLEYLGAERLVYGTVGEKSHARHVVSRLPGSLILPMEAGKTYPFAVALRDLRRFDKKSGLFKEGGPS; the protein is encoded by the coding sequence ATGGGGTGCGTGGAAATCCGTGGCATATCGAAACTGTTCGGGAACGTGCGGGCGGTCGACCACGTCGACCTCGCGACGAACGAGGGGGAGTTCCTGGTCCTCCTGGGCCCCTCGGGGTGCGGGAAGACCACCCTCCTGCGGATGATCGCAGGGATCGAGGAACCGACCGAGGGGGACCTGGTCATCGACGGACGGGTAGTCACCCACCTGCCGCCCCGGATGCGGGACATCGCGATGGTCTTCCAGAGCTACGCCCTCTATCCCCACATGACGGTGTACAAGAACATCGCCTTTCCGCTGCGCGCCAGGGGAGTGGGAAAGGAGGCCGCCAGGAAAAAAGTCGAGTGGGCGGCGGGAATGTTCAAGATCGGGCGCCTGCTCGACCGGAAGCCGCGCGAGCTCTCCGGCGGGGAGCGGCAGCGCGTGGCCCTGGCCCGCGCGATGGTGCGGGAGCCCAGCGTCTTCCTGTTGGACGAGCCGCTGTCCAACCTGGACGCCCTCCTGCGCACCTCGGCACGGGAGGAGCTTCGGCAGTTCCAGCGGCGGGTGGGGGTCACCACCATCTACGTCACCCACGACCAGGTGGAGGCGATGGGGCTGGGGGACCGGATCGTGGTGATGAACCAGGGGAAGATCCGGCAGATCGGCACGCCGATGGAGATCTACCTGTGGCCCGCGGATACCTTCGTGGCGACCTTCGTCGGGTCCCCTCCGATGAACCTCCTCGAGCAGGGTGACACCCTCCTGGGCTTCCGCCCGGAGACGTTCATGCCCGCCGACGCCGTCGAGGGGTCGGAAGGGGTCGTCACCTACCCCTTCGAGGTGACGTACCTCGAGTATCTGGGGGCCGAGCGGCTCGTGTACGGCACGGTCGGGGAGAAGTCGCACGCCCGCCACGTCGTCTCCCGCCTTCCGGGGTCCCTCATCCTGCCGATGGAGGCGGGAAAGACGTACCCCTTCGCGGTGGCATTGCGGGATCTGCGCCGCTTCGACAAGAAGAGCGGGCTCTTCAAGGAAGGGGGGCCGTCTTGA
- a CDS encoding extracellular solute-binding protein has translation MAKRSLLTRRDFIKAAGIGAVAMGVAPTIFVPRQAHGASKELKILVWSHFVPRFDKEWYDGYVQKWGAANGVKVTVDHINLAEIPSRTAAEISAGQGHDLIEWIAPPSQFEPSVLNLGDVVKEAEKRFGKQHPLARRSSYNPNSKKFYSFCPGWTIDPGCYRKSLWEKAGKGSGPESWEDLITYGGKIKKDQGIQLGIGLSQELDSNMAARGLLWSYDTSIQDAKENVVLNNPKTVEAASYMARLFKEAMTPEVFAWTAVSNNQALIAGRASYILNSISAYRSAQQQVPEIAKDIYFTPALKGPRGTRFNSEHVIYCYVVPKYSKNVDSAKKFLLDLVGNYDQAMYASELYNSPAFFDAPIPSGDRGYPAVKGAKNLRDLHNVWFSDDPFALPGEDKGKLAVLKDAEKWSTNLGHPGPANPAEGEVFATFVLPNMMANAARGMKAEMAVEQATLLTKTIFAKWRKKGLIGGKA, from the coding sequence ATGGCAAAACGGAGTCTACTGACCCGGCGCGATTTCATCAAGGCGGCGGGGATCGGCGCGGTCGCGATGGGGGTCGCTCCGACGATCTTCGTCCCGAGGCAGGCCCATGGCGCCTCGAAGGAGCTGAAGATCCTCGTCTGGTCGCACTTCGTTCCCAGGTTCGACAAGGAGTGGTACGACGGCTACGTCCAGAAATGGGGCGCGGCCAACGGCGTCAAGGTCACGGTGGACCACATCAACCTCGCCGAGATCCCCTCCCGAACGGCCGCCGAGATTTCCGCCGGCCAGGGACACGACCTGATCGAGTGGATCGCGCCCCCGTCGCAGTTCGAGCCGAGCGTCCTCAACCTCGGCGACGTCGTCAAGGAGGCCGAGAAGCGGTTCGGGAAACAGCATCCTCTTGCCCGCAGAAGCTCCTACAACCCGAACTCGAAGAAGTTCTACTCCTTCTGCCCCGGCTGGACGATCGACCCCGGCTGCTACCGGAAGAGCCTCTGGGAGAAGGCCGGGAAAGGGAGCGGGCCGGAGTCGTGGGAGGACCTGATCACGTACGGCGGGAAGATCAAGAAGGACCAGGGGATCCAGCTCGGCATCGGCCTGTCCCAGGAGCTCGACTCGAACATGGCGGCCCGGGGGCTGCTGTGGTCCTACGACACGAGCATCCAGGACGCGAAGGAAAACGTGGTCCTGAACAACCCGAAGACAGTGGAGGCGGCCAGCTACATGGCCCGGCTGTTCAAGGAGGCGATGACCCCCGAGGTGTTCGCCTGGACCGCCGTCTCCAACAACCAGGCGCTCATCGCCGGCCGGGCGTCCTACATCCTCAACTCCATCTCGGCGTACCGCTCCGCGCAGCAACAAGTCCCCGAGATCGCCAAGGACATCTACTTCACCCCCGCCCTCAAGGGGCCCCGCGGGACGCGGTTCAACTCCGAGCACGTGATCTACTGCTACGTGGTCCCCAAGTACTCGAAGAACGTCGACAGCGCGAAGAAGTTCCTCCTCGACCTGGTCGGGAACTACGACCAGGCGATGTACGCGAGCGAGCTCTACAACTCCCCCGCCTTCTTCGACGCCCCCATCCCTTCGGGGGACCGGGGCTACCCGGCCGTGAAGGGGGCGAAGAACCTTCGCGACCTTCACAACGTCTGGTTCTCGGACGACCCGTTCGCGCTCCCCGGGGAGGATAAGGGAAAGCTCGCCGTCCTCAAGGACGCCGAGAAGTGGAGCACCAACCTCGGGCACCCCGGCCCGGCGAATCCGGCCGAGGGCGAGGTCTTCGCGACCTTCGTCCTGCCGAACATGATGGCCAACGCCGCCCGCGGTATGAAGGCCGAGATGGCGGTCGAGCAGGCCACGCTCCTGACCAAGACCATCTTCGCCAAGTGGCGCAAGAAGGGACTGATCGGCGGAAAAGCGTAG
- a CDS encoding OsmC family protein — MMGTLATVLAGKKVPTFGDRFRADVEGDIEDVDGVLRITRIRVRYTLKAPAGKTADAREAMGTYLTRCPAAMSVRGCIAIEDTLDVSELAA, encoded by the coding sequence ATGATGGGAACACTGGCCACGGTGCTGGCCGGCAAAAAGGTTCCGACCTTCGGCGACCGCTTCCGCGCGGACGTGGAAGGGGACATCGAGGACGTGGACGGGGTGCTGCGGATCACGCGGATCCGTGTGCGGTACACATTGAAGGCGCCCGCGGGAAAAACGGCGGACGCCCGCGAGGCGATGGGGACGTATCTCACCCGATGCCCGGCGGCGATGAGCGTTCGCGGGTGCATCGCCATCGAGGACACGCTGGACGTTTCGGAACTGGCGGCGTGA
- a CDS encoding PaaI family thioesterase encodes MDRVQEIFRGDRLIQDFGMKLIEGREGYAKVSVVVEDRFLNAHSIGHGVLLFAAADAAFALSVNAVVDAVGVQWSLNVFRAAKPGETVIGESRIIHKGRQSMVCELTVTAGDGRVLAKGQSTALPVSREAFAAGSGKKGG; translated from the coding sequence ATGGACAGGGTGCAGGAGATCTTCCGGGGCGACCGGCTGATCCAGGATTTCGGGATGAAGCTCATCGAGGGGCGGGAAGGGTACGCGAAGGTGTCGGTCGTCGTGGAGGACCGGTTCCTGAACGCCCACTCGATCGGCCACGGCGTGCTGCTCTTCGCTGCGGCCGACGCCGCCTTCGCCCTTTCCGTCAACGCGGTCGTCGACGCGGTCGGCGTGCAATGGAGCCTGAACGTCTTCCGGGCGGCGAAGCCGGGCGAGACGGTGATCGGGGAGTCCCGCATCATTCACAAGGGACGCCAATCGATGGTGTGCGAGCTCACCGTGACCGCCGGCGACGGCCGAGTGCTGGCGAAGGGGCAGTCCACCGCGCTGCCGGTATCGCGCGAGGCGTTTGCGGCCGGCAGCGGGAAGAAGGGTGGCTGA
- a CDS encoding AbrB/MazE/SpoVT family DNA-binding domain-containing protein, which yields MPISTISAKGQITLPAKLRKKFGLRPNDRVVVESTGEGILIRSAGDFFELEGFLGKGLPREEERVRMMKGIAAHLRGKRG from the coding sequence ATGCCGATTTCCACCATTTCCGCAAAAGGGCAGATCACCCTCCCGGCGAAGCTCAGGAAAAAGTTCGGTCTTCGGCCCAACGATCGCGTGGTCGTGGAGTCGACGGGCGAGGGGATCCTGATCCGGAGCGCGGGAGACTTCTTCGAGCTCGAGGGGTTCCTCGGGAAGGGACTGCCGCGGGAGGAAGAGCGGGTGCGGATGATGAAGGGCATTGCCGCTCATCTTCGCGGGAAACGCGGATGA
- a CDS encoding PIN domain-containing protein, with the protein MKRLFVDANVFLRFFTGDDRSQHGSAEKLFREAATGEASLVTGPPVLFEIAWTLRSAYDLPREKVLDVLSRIASLPGLELADGPVVEEAISVAKTSGKEFADSYILASSRRLGAVAVATFNRKDFLKMGATLHPF; encoded by the coding sequence ATGAAACGTCTCTTCGTCGATGCCAACGTCTTCCTGCGGTTCTTCACGGGGGACGACCGGTCGCAGCATGGGTCCGCCGAAAAGCTGTTCCGGGAGGCGGCGACGGGGGAGGCCTCCCTTGTGACGGGTCCGCCGGTCCTGTTCGAGATCGCATGGACGCTGCGTTCGGCCTACGACCTCCCGCGGGAGAAGGTCCTTGACGTCCTGTCGCGAATCGCTTCGTTGCCCGGCCTGGAGCTCGCGGACGGGCCCGTCGTGGAGGAGGCGATCTCCGTCGCGAAGACGTCCGGGAAGGAATTCGCCGATTCCTACATCCTCGCCTCGTCGCGTCGCCTCGGCGCCGTCGCCGTCGCCACCTTCAACCGGAAGGATTTCCTGAAGATGGGGGCGACGCTGCACCCGTTTTGA
- a CDS encoding FAD-binding oxidoreductase: MEYPRLTREDLAYLKQAIGEGHVSAGESNLDLHSRDESYHEPHRPDVVVWPQNTGDVVAAVKLAARKGYAVTPWCAGTSLEGNPIPVKGGICLDFTEMNRIIEIRENDLQVDVEVGVPYRELNNQLRRHGLFFPPDPGAHACIGGMIGNNASGVRTVAYGATRDCILALEAVMADGGVIRMGSRAIKSSSGYDLLRLMVGSEGTLGIVTKATLKLRGLPPEYLTVVATFPTIRDACESVSEIIRYGLNPAALELMDAAVVAEINRDQKMGLDEKPMLFLEFHNVNESALSSQFEMVEGLLQDRRALRIERGIGADERARLWEVRHGALESIKRNHPGHSVLLVDTCVPISRYSEMVDMAKEAVEREGAAGFFWGHAGDGNLHLGLMYPPADATAREAVDRVNRAVVEHSIAVGGSCTGEHGETLKYMRRIKTALDPKGILNPGKMLPDEVLQCTGAPDRSPGDQAFRFTNRQEGSS, encoded by the coding sequence ATGGAATACCCGCGCTTGACCAGGGAAGACCTCGCGTACCTGAAACAGGCGATCGGAGAAGGCCACGTCTCCGCGGGGGAGTCGAACCTCGACCTCCACTCCAGGGACGAGTCTTACCACGAACCCCACCGGCCCGATGTGGTGGTCTGGCCACAGAATACCGGAGACGTCGTGGCCGCCGTGAAGCTCGCCGCCCGGAAAGGGTACGCCGTCACCCCTTGGTGCGCAGGCACGAGCCTCGAAGGCAACCCCATCCCGGTCAAGGGCGGCATCTGCCTCGACTTCACGGAGATGAATCGGATCATCGAGATCCGGGAGAATGACCTCCAGGTCGACGTGGAGGTGGGCGTTCCTTACCGGGAGCTCAACAACCAGCTTCGCCGCCACGGCCTCTTCTTCCCGCCGGATCCCGGAGCCCACGCCTGCATCGGCGGAATGATCGGCAACAACGCCTCCGGGGTGCGCACCGTGGCCTACGGGGCCACTCGGGACTGCATCCTCGCCCTGGAGGCGGTGATGGCTGACGGCGGGGTGATCCGCATGGGCAGCCGGGCCATCAAGAGTTCTTCGGGATACGACCTGCTGCGCCTCATGGTGGGAAGCGAAGGAACGCTGGGAATCGTCACGAAGGCGACGCTTAAGCTGCGGGGTCTTCCCCCGGAATACCTGACTGTCGTGGCCACCTTCCCGACGATCCGCGACGCCTGCGAATCCGTGAGCGAAATCATCCGTTACGGCCTCAACCCCGCGGCGTTGGAGCTCATGGACGCTGCCGTCGTGGCCGAAATCAACCGCGACCAGAAGATGGGCCTCGACGAAAAGCCGATGCTTTTTCTGGAATTCCACAACGTGAACGAGTCGGCCCTTTCGAGCCAGTTCGAAATGGTGGAAGGGCTGTTGCAGGATCGCCGGGCTCTCAGGATCGAGCGTGGAATCGGAGCCGACGAACGCGCCCGCCTGTGGGAAGTGCGCCACGGGGCGCTGGAATCGATCAAGCGGAACCATCCCGGCCATTCGGTGCTATTGGTCGACACCTGCGTGCCGATCAGCCGCTACTCCGAGATGGTGGATATGGCAAAAGAGGCCGTGGAGCGGGAAGGCGCCGCCGGTTTCTTCTGGGGTCACGCCGGCGACGGGAATCTCCACCTTGGACTGATGTACCCCCCTGCGGACGCGACCGCCAGGGAAGCCGTCGATCGGGTCAACCGGGCCGTGGTGGAGCACAGTATCGCGGTGGGCGGAAGCTGCACCGGCGAGCACGGGGAAACCCTCAAGTACATGCGGCGCATCAAGACGGCGCTGGATCCGAAGGGGATCCTGAACCCCGGAAAGATGCTGCCCGACGAAGTGCTTCAATGTACGGGTGCGCCTGATCGGTCTCCCGGCGATCAGGCTTTCCGCTTCACGAACCGCCAGGAGGGTTCTTCGTGA
- a CDS encoding TetR/AcrR family transcriptional regulator encodes MSDTTRSRAILATASRLFAEKGYSQTTTAEIAREAGVAEGTLYHHFGSKDGIFLTLFDETMAGYLAGIETLLARETTGHETLSAFARFHFGYVSLRKEQYLILLRDFPVHLTVEHFASRSPQRGKLDRITELFSLILARGKTDGTLHLPFPVRETAEMLRGSFYGTTRLKMLDLIQAPFPRLARMMESYWLKALAPQRVTKNPPGGS; translated from the coding sequence ATGTCGGACACCACCAGGAGCCGGGCGATCCTCGCCACCGCGTCCCGCCTCTTCGCGGAGAAGGGGTACAGCCAGACCACGACCGCGGAGATCGCGCGCGAGGCGGGGGTCGCCGAGGGGACGCTCTACCACCACTTCGGAAGCAAGGACGGGATCTTCCTCACCCTGTTCGACGAGACGATGGCAGGGTACCTCGCCGGGATCGAGACGCTTCTCGCGCGGGAAACGACAGGGCACGAGACCCTCTCCGCCTTCGCCCGGTTCCATTTCGGCTACGTCTCCCTGCGCAAGGAGCAGTACCTCATCCTCCTCCGCGACTTTCCGGTCCACCTGACGGTCGAACACTTCGCCAGCCGGTCCCCGCAGCGGGGTAAACTCGACCGGATCACGGAACTCTTCTCCCTGATCCTCGCCCGGGGGAAGACCGACGGGACGCTCCATCTCCCTTTCCCCGTCCGCGAAACGGCCGAGATGCTGCGCGGATCGTTCTACGGCACCACCCGCCTCAAGATGCTCGACCTGATCCAGGCGCCCTTTCCACGGCTCGCCCGGATGATGGAATCGTACTGGCTCAAGGCGCTCGCACCGCAGCGCGTCACGAAGAACCCTCCTGGCGGTTCGTGA